A region of Antedon mediterranea chromosome 8, ecAntMedi1.1, whole genome shotgun sequence DNA encodes the following proteins:
- the LOC140056623 gene encoding uncharacterized aarF domain-containing protein kinase 5-like has translation MYALRILTIRMPRMSQNSNIFRTFSKQKSAKPTDVLKPKAGKLKRMALGMMVAVPTGGFGTYVLMSDVNKRKTRVTFEGLIRFIRTFYNGLFIGLDYKLNLSGFEDSTTEEYQIQLKKINERTADRILRVCLTNGGLYIKFGQILGTINHVLPKEMIAKLVVLQDRALERKNKEIDSLFFEDFGRKPDALFKEFETEPIAAASLAQVHKAVTHEGEEVAVKIQYINLRDQYSGDLKTMEILLDVVHWLFPAHYNFKEILKAERGPLSRELDFENEGRNAERCARGLKSVPYVYVPKVFWNRTSKRVLTMEYIHACKVTNVDGIQDMGLSLADVGNKLIKVFAEQIFHTGFVHADPHPGNVFVRKGSNGKAELVLLDHGLYEELSPEIRVAFSNYWTSIIMKDVEGMKKYASVLGVREYKLFAMMIMQRPLNLQAKRGMHMTFIMTPTQLRQLRSEFEQMGSSMKKEDFIERANQLLHSMPKSLFLVFRNMNTVRAIHRTLGSPANYITLMARCAIGGTVKNLEHRGIKENIQARWNRFLFDFTLASDRFLNWLQTSIMQWMMQYGLFQKMMSSREPLDMPVETKKRVSGLVDSFMPV, from the exons ATGTACGCCCTCCGAATACTAACAATCAGGATGCCCAGGATGTCACAAAACTCAAACATTTTTAGAACTTTTAGTAAACAAAAATCAGCAAAGCCGACAGATGTATTAAAACCAAAGGCAGGGAAGTTAAAGAGAATGGCGTTAGGTATGATGGTTGCCGTGCCAACTGGCGGTTTTGGCACATATGTGTTGATGAGCGATGTTAACAAGCGAAAAACCCGAGTGACGTTTGAGGGGCTGATACGTTTTATAAG AACATTTTACAATGGGCTATTTATTGGTTTAGACTACAAGCTAAATCTTTCTGGATTTGAAGATTCCACAACGGAAGAATACCAGATACaactaaagaaaataaatgaacGTACAGCAGATCGCATTTTACGGGTGTGTCTTACAAACGGCGGTCTGTACATTAAGTTTGGACAAATTCTAGGTACAATTAACCATGTTCTTCCAAAAGAGATGATAGCGAAATTAGTTGTGTTACAGGATCGAGCATTAGAAAGGAAAAATAAAGAA ATTGATAGTCTGTTTTTTGAAGATTTTGGAAGAAAACCTGATGCTCtttttaaagaatttgaaaCGGAGCCAATTGCTGCAGCAAGCCTCGCACAAGTTCACAAAGCTGTCACACATGAGGGTGAAGAGGTTGCTGTTAAG ATTCAGTATATAAACCTTCGGGATCAGTACAGTGGTGATCTAAAAACAATGGAGATCCTATTAGATGTCGTCCATTGGCTGTTTCCGGCACACTACAACTTTAAGGAAATCCTTAAA GCAGAAAGAGGCCCTCTATCAAGAGAACTAGATTTTGAAAATGAAGGAAGAAATGCCGAGAGGTGTGCGAGAGGCCTGAAGAGTGTTCCATATGTGTACGTGCCAAAGGTATTCTGGAATAGAACATCCAAG CGTGTTCTCACCATGGAATATATCCATGCGTGTAAAGTCACCAATGTAGATGGTATTCAGGATATGGGTCTGTCATTGGCTGAT GTTGGTAATAAGTTAATCAAAGTGTTTGCAGAGCAGATATTCCACACTGGATTCGTTCATGCGGATCCGCACCCTGgaaatg TGTTTGTACGTAAAGGGAGCAATGGTAAAGCAGAACTTGTACTTCTTGATCACGGTCTGTATGAAGAACTTTCACCAGA aATTCGTGTGGCATTTAGTAATTACTGGACCTCAATTATTATGAAAGATGTTGAAGGGATGAAGAAATATGCATCCGTTTTAGGAGTCAGag AATACAAATTATTTGCGATGATGATAATGCAGCGACCTTTGAACTTACAAGCCAAACGAGGCATGCACATGACCTTTATAATGACCCCAACACAGCTACGTCAGTTGAGGTCAGAGTTTGAGCAGATGGGTTCTTCTATGAAAAAAGAAGACTTCATCGAAAGAGCCAATCAACTATTGCATAGCATGCCGAAATCGCTGTTTTTAGTTTTTCGCAATATGAACACGGTACGCGCGATTCATCGTACCCTAGGATCACCGGCAAACTATATTACACTGATGGCTAGATG TGCTATTGGTGGTACAGTGAAGAATTTGGAACACCGCGGCATCAAAGAAAACATACAAGCTAGATGGAATCGATTTCTTTTTGATTTCACACTTGC atctGATCGTTTTCTAAATTGGTTACAGACATCCATCATGCAATGGATGATGCAATATGGTCTATTTCAGAAAATGATGTCATCACGTGAACCTTTAGACATGCCAGTGGAAACGAAAAAACGCGTATCTGGTTTGGTAGATAGTTTTATGCCAGTATGA